A window of Ictalurus furcatus strain D&B chromosome 4, Billie_1.0, whole genome shotgun sequence genomic DNA:
GAATTGTGCTTGATAGTATTTTTAACcacttatgtattttttttagtatcTACCTGATTTGTACAAGTGAAGTTTTTCAAGATTCCAGAGAACTGTTAAGCTCTCTAATCTGATTCGCCGAAATCTGttgttaattcattttctataacagcagcatatatagttttatattaatgtgctctaaTATTCTAATATTGTTTCTATGAAACACAGGGACTCGTTTGGCAGATGCTCTACAAATTTAGTAAAAACTGTTCGTTAACAAGCATATCTGTTGATGTGGGTTCTTTTAAATTGTTCTATGAGCTTTCTATCAGGAGATGCTTGTTTAACATTCAGGGAAGGACTCtttagtgtcagcactttgtagaGGTCAGGTAAAGATGTTCGTTTACGATTTCCACTGacagtcttcaggacaaaggacTTTGCTCTTTTTGCTATTtcactataacagcatgccctgtcctgtttaattccttacttatttgGCCCTTTTGTGGTCCttactacacttactacagAGGAAAAGCAGGATATCCTTTCCTCACAGCTGAAGCACATACAGTAAAGAagggagaaggaggaagacGGTTAAAACACTGTAGTAAAGACGTCTAGAGATACACAAAGCTtgtgctgtttgtgtttctggGACGCACGTGTTGACTGGCAGAGACGTGTCCAGtgaccattcacacactactgtgTGATTTGGgttttaacagctcagtgctgCTGTAGACTTTATACCACTGTGTTGGAACTTCTGCCTTCATTTTGGGTGTCTGTATGGTTTTGGAAGCTTCTATGCAAAcgtttgtatagtgtgtgtgtgtgtgtgtgtgtgtgtgtgtctgtgtctgtgtctgtgtgtgagagagtgtgtgagagtgtcaTGCACCATGTACAGAAACAAACAGCAGTCCTGGACTGATAGACTGCACACTTTTGTCTCAGATTGAATTCtgacacatgatactcctgtgGCTTAGAGCCAGCTTTAACCCCCACACCcaatttctctcactcactttgccctctgtctctctctcccccacctctctctctctctctctctctctctctctctctccatatgcATCTCACCTGCATCTCCTCCACAACATGTCTTGCACATTTACACCAgaccctctcactcactctcgctctcgctctctctcgcactctctctttcttgctctctcgctctatctctctcacacagacacatggatGTAATCATGTACCCGGTGTACCGTTGCCCCTGATcagtataaataaattcagactTGGCTTTGCTCATGTCTGCTAAGAGAGCGTCAGTGTAGTCTTTCCTGCTGCTACTCTAGtctctaaaaataaatagtttcaTCACAGGAAGTTAACAACAGAGCATGATGCTAGGGGCAaaaacacaccccacacacacacacacacacacacccacacccacacacacacacacaaaacagtggATTATATACGCATCTGTCAAAGCATTGAAGACTGAGCCACATATTTTACAATTCAAATGGGCCATTGTGTGTCCGGACATGACGCAGTGAGGCGTTTTCATTTGCGGGTACAGTCGTAGAGTAGTTGGTTTTGACATTCGTTgggtacatttttatataatcattCATTCCCCttaattttaaatcaaattcCAGTTGATACACAAAAAAACCGCCACTAATACTCATTCAGTATTTGTgggttttgtgtttgtgtttggtcGGGTGGTtggctttttaaattttattaatttttttttttaaataaatgtatggcCTCATGTTTATACCAAGACTTTAGAAATGGCTTGGACACGTCAGTGCATTGTTTTGAACAGTGCTTCTGTGTACACTTGGATGTTGCGCTGCAATCATTTATTACAACCACGTTGTATGTATCTTTGTGCGTGTACACAGGTGTACCTGAAGGCCCCAATGATCTTAaacggagtgtgtgtgatttggaGAGGCTGGATTGACCTGCAGCGTCTGGATGGGATGGGCTGTTTAGAATATGATGATGAACGAGCACAGGTATCACCAGAAAACATACCACAGCATATAATGTGCTTTCAATAAAGCTGTTTCTCATTTTTCATATGCACTGACATGGTATGATATtccttctttgtgtgtgtgtatgtgtgtgtgtgtgtgtgtgtgtgaagcatgAGGATGCTCTTGCTCAGGCTGCCTTTGAGGAGGCTCGCCGGAGGACTCGTGATTTTGAGGACAGGGATCGTTCACACCGTGAGGACCTAGAGGTGAGTGTAAACGTACGTGTGTGGTAGTGGTGAATGCATCATCTTTAACGGACAGGTTAGTGCATGCATACACAACaacatattgtgtatatttaaagTTGTGGTGGGACAAAAAAGGTAACCCTGTTTGgtgtgtatgaatatgtgtgtgtgttctatctTTCCTTGCTGTATTTTCTGTTGTCCTGCAGGTATACATATTCTTCTAGCATTTTCATTACAGCCACTAACACAATGTATACTGCTTAAAACTAATTGTTACTTCTGTAATGAGCTCATATAAAAGGGTATATGCTAAATTGCAAATGAGTAATAGCTAAGGttaagtgtgtctgtgtgtgtgtgcgcgtgtgtgtgtgtgtgtgtgtgtgtgtgtgtgtgtgcgcaataTATGTGCTTTACTTGTTGACTTGTGGCTCAGTGCATGCAGAATCTTTGCTTAGTACAGAATCATTCTGAAGTCCAAACTGCGCTCCTAAGATGAAAACCAAATTGTGTTTTTTAGGACCCTGTGGCATCAAAAATCTGGGACTGATGGCATTCACGGACCAGGGTCTGTCTCTTCTGCTTCTCTCTATCCCTGTGTAATGCACTAAACCATGTCTGTGCCtgtaagtgtgtgcgtgtgcgtgcgtatgtgcgtgtgagtgtgtgtgcgtgtgtgttgtgtgaaagCGAGAGACTGCATGGGGTTTGTCTTTTGTGAAGATGTTCTATTAGAGCATGTGCATGCATTAAAGCAGCTTGTTCTGTGTATTCATGCTCAGTATGTGTTTCTGCACTTTCTGTTTTCAATTATATTACAAAACCTCAGCCATGATCACCACCAGTCAAATGTTATTGAACACCTAGAGTTGTTTTATTAGCGTTGAATCGATATTATTGCCACAGACCAAACAAAATGATACAGAATAGCAGTTAAATTAGGAAAGCGAAATCTTCGTGGAATTTGTTAATTTCTCGTGTTCAGATCTTAATGGTGCTCTAAATGAGTGCTTTATCAAAGAGGGGAAAGGTGTCAAGACTATAGATAAAGACTCCTAGACAGAGCTAGTATTAACTGTACAATGTAAATATGTGCTGTGCTACAGCGGGTATAGACGTTTTTccagctttatttattaattggaCCTTACAATAtacaagtaaaagaaaaaaaaaataacaataataaataaataaggagaaTAACTGAGAGCAACGAAGGATCACCCCATACAGTAATACTTCATGGAAGCACCTTTTGCTTTAATTACAACCTTGCATCTGTTTGGATACTTCTGTACCATCTTTACACACCTAGTCTCAGCAAAATTTGCCCACTCTTCCTTACagaagaaaaactccctgagatgatatgaggaagaaaccttgaatcaaaaaggaacccatcctcatttgggtaacaacggatagtgtatttaaaaataaatcccttctataactatGTGCTACATGATAAAACAAAACTGCAGCTGTGTAATCAGGAGATTCACCACACAGTctcaacatgaagtctattcTGCTGAACTCGTGCACTGTCCACTGATGGAGACCCAGGCACAAAAAGACACCGCACCAAAACTGCCCACATCAGTTGCAGTCCAGTGCCATCTCCACAGCTTCCAAGTGTCCCTACGCTGTCCATATGGGGTCATCCTCAGTAACAGTGACTAGCCTCTAAGCAACGAGAACTCCAGAAGCAGGGCACCAGGACGGTCCAGTCCTGAGCAGTACGGTTCAGACCCACTGCTATCCCAGGAGCGACACGTGCAGAGCGTTGGTATAATCCAGCGTCTTCGCAGGTGTTGGCGTCATCTGGAATCTTCATAGAGGCTGGTTCTGAGCTGGAGCTGGCACATTCACTaataggaacaggaaacaaataAAGAAGGATTAGCGTGGCTGCTGTCCATTGAATTTTAGGCAGCGATAACCGTATGCATTTGTTATCGTTTTATCAGAGATGACCGCATAACAAGATTATGAGATGCGTTATGTGAATGCTAGgttaaagaaatgtgtttttaatctggatttaaactgagagtgtgtgtctgaaccCCGAACATTATCAGGAAGGCTATTCCAGAGTTTAGGAGCTAAATATGAAAAAGCTCTACCTCCTTTGGTAGACTTTGATATCCTCGTTATGATCCAGAGTCCAGAGTTTTGCGATCTTAAAGAGCGTGAAGGATTGTAACGTGATAGAAGATTGGTTAAATATAAAGGAGCTTGGCCGTTTAGGGCTTTATAGGTGAGtagcagtattttataatcGATACGGAACTTAACAGGTAACCAGTGTAGAGATCATAAAATTGGGGTAACGTGTTCATATTTTCGTGATCTGGTATGAACTCTAGCAGCTGTATTTTGGAATAACTGTAGCTTATTTACTGAGGATGCAGGACAATCACCTAGCagtgcattacaataatctactCTTGAGGTCATGAACGCATGAAGTAGTTTTTCTACATCAGAAACACATAAGATGTTACGTAGCTTGGCAATATCTCTAAGGTGGAAGAAGGCTGGGAAATAAGATTTTCAAATGACAGGTTGCTGTCTAATATAACACTCAGGTCTTTAACTGTAGTGGATGAAGTATCTATACATCCTTCTAAATATAGTGTATTCAAAGAGCTTTTGTGTACAGATTTTTGGTCCAATTAACGATTTCTCTATTTTATCAGAATTTAGTAAAAGAAAATTACCAGTCATCCCGTCTTTAATGTCTTTAACACATTCTGTTTTGAAATTTCATCTGGTCTTGTAGAAATATATAGCCAAGTATCAttagcataacagtggaaattAATCCTGTGTTTTCTAATAATACTTCCAAGGGCAACATGTATAAAGAAAACAGCAGGGGGTCTAACACCAATCCTTGTGGCACACCATACTTTACTGTTAGGTTACAAATTtcatcatttaaacaaacaaattggtAGCGATCAGACAGTTAGGATCTATTTTAATGCCTGTTCCTGAATACCAATGTAGTTTTGTAATCTATCTAAGAGTATGTCATGATCTGTGGTGTCGAACACAGCACTAAGATCACATAGAACAAGCAGTGAAATGCAGCCTTGGTCAGATGCTAGAAGTAAGTCATTTGTAATTTTGACAAAGTGCagtctctgtgctgtgatgGGGCCTGAAACCTGATTGAATTTCTTCATAGATACCATTATTCTGCAAAAGGGAGCATAATTGAGCAGACAactttttctaatattttagaTTTGTCAGTATTTTGCTCCATCCATTGTCCCTTCTTTCCTGAAAAGTGCCCCTGTCCCTGCTGAGGGGCAACACCACCACAATAGGATGCTACGACCACCATGCTTTAATGTAGGTATGGTGTTGTTTGGATGGTATTGACTTTCTGTCAGATGTACTGTATGGTGTTGAGGCCAAAACGTTTGATTTTGGTCTATGCTGATCATAGCACCTTTTTCCACTTGGCTTCAGAATCTTCAAGGTCCTTTTTGGCAAAGCTCAAACGAGACCTAATGTGACCTTTCTTGAGGAGCAGACTTTTTTCTTTCAACCCTCCCATACAAGACAGATTTGTGGAGCACTTTTAATATTGTTGTCACATGCGTACAATGACCGCTCTTTGCCATAACGTCCTGTAACACCTTGTTTTCATTGCCCTCTTGGTAGCTTCATCCAATTTAGAAGGACTGCCTGATCCAAGCAGGTTCTTGGTGGTACCACACACATTCGGCTTCTTAATTATGGACTTAACTGTGCTCCTAGGGATACATAAAGCCTTCTTTGAACCCTTTTCCTGACTTGTGCCTTTCCACAACTTTGTCTCTTGAGTTCTTTTGAAAGTGCCTTGGCACTCCAAGTAgattgcttgtttgttttgaaatgtgccaTCAAGCATTGGAATGTTATATAGCTgcttttatttggaattattCAACATCATTACAGTTGATCACAGGTGGAAGCCAGTTTCCTTCGTGTGCGATCCAGAAGGTGATTAGTTATACCTAATTAAGTGATGATCTAACGGGGAGATCCTTTATCACACCAAGTTATTTTAGTTCTTTCGCTTGGATGTTGTAAGGTGAAATGGGAAAAATCTTCTTTTCTGATTTTCAATTCAGGCtgtaaagcaaaaaaacaaaaaaaagtgagcaTTTTGTAAGGGGTGATTCTTTTCTATACCCACTCGATGCATTCCTAATTTGAATGATTTCCAAGGCCATTGAATTTAGCCTTTTCTGATTAAATTAGATCTAGATTGTACCAATAAAATCAGGTTATTTCTAACATTTTGCAATTCAGTtagcatttaataataaaccttTCTTGATTcacacatctttttttcttgGTTAGCTTTTCAAATGTAGAGTATTTAATATGCTgctatttaaacaaaaatattaaaatatcgTGTGTATAAAACTGgcagtgtgtatataataatatattctgCTGTCATGTTGGAAAGCCTTCTGGGAGTTCCAGCATGGTTGGGCCAATCCTTCTAGTGAACACTTAGAAAATCAATCATGTCATatcatttttaatgcatttctaGTGGGGACGAAAATCAAAAATTTTCATCCATGACAGCTAAGGCAATCCATAATCTCTGTACccctttaattatattttaataaacactttCTCATCCTACTGCCAGTATATTGTCTTTGGATCGTGATGGTTCATTTGAGATTGTGGCTCTGGagcttttctcttctttccagCTCCCTATCCCCCTTTATTTATTCTGGCTAAGGGAATAATGGCTTGAATCTGGCCAGGACGCTCATCTGACACACAGTCCTCTATTTTGTGCAGAAACGGCTGTTGAAATGACAGGGTAGGGGTGGTACGACATTGATCTGAGAAAGAAGGCGAGGCTTGCTTTGCAAATGAGAACATATGTTGTTTAGAGTGAACAGAATCAGCCTTGGTATGACTGAGAtgatgttgagtgtgtgtgacagagagactCGCTTTTCTGTCCGCATGtgtaatatttacagcattttgtgcatgtgagagcgtgtgagtgtgtggtccCACCACAGAGATGTACGAGTTGGGGGGATGGGAGTAAGAGTTTAATGGCCTTCTCTCTGATGGATGGAGAATAGATGGGCCATTTTTCATCCAACTTTCGGCCTTTACTGCAGGTGGGATTAGCGTATGACTGATGCTCAGGCCCAGAAAGTATTAATATATCATTAGTATTGATCATCTTCATTAGGATTGCTGTCTCGCCCAGCCTAATCTAAGCTCTATTGACTTGTGGTACAGGCAAACACTCCTGCTTGGCTCCATATGATCGATATTGTTTTCTCTTgatatggacacacacacacacagacacacacgcaacCACTTACCCCAATGTTTATGCTGTGTTTGAGATGAAGTTGCAGCTTGTAATGCCCTGCCTGCAACTGGTCAAATCCACTGAAAACACcccctcaacttgaaatttcaACTCGTCAACTTGGGGTGGTCTTCTCAACTACCAGTTCTTTCCCTATTCATGAAGTGACGTCAAAACAATATAGCCTCACACACTGTGCATAGTATAAATTACccctttaaatgagtttatagcaGTTTTGGTTTCagatcagttaatatacagatAGAACATGATTAAATCCATAACACTGACCATACTAATCGCTGTTCTGAGAAGGTAACCATCAACATTATAACGATCACTAACTTTAGCCGCTAGCTAGCTTGTTTCTAAGCTACTCGCTATAGTCCACTGTTGTTGCTGTGGGGCAATTTCACTCCAAAATGATGATTGAATGTTTAAAATTCACTTTCGTAGAACAGTACAAATAGCCACTCAGTcttgtaactgtaaaagtgtgGTTAAAGCAgcgtatttttttaaaaactactaCAAATATTAAATTTTCTGGTTGCTTATATGTATTTTGGTTTGTTGTGCGCAGAGCAAAAAGATGTCCTAGAGTCACATTTGGAGTGAGGGGTAATTTAGAGCTTTGTCAACATTTCAAAGGTTCGAATGACACGATGTTGAACAGTTTAAATATGTAATGTTTAACTTCTATTTACAGTGCACAGAGACTATAATTTGTATGTATGCATTTAGAAACTCAAAGCTCTTTGAATTAAAACCTCTTCTCATTTTGCTCTCACTAACCGCAATGTGAGTGAGTAATGGAAGTGGAAAAAGGCAGTGAAAAAAGGCATAATGGACTTGAGTTATTGCTGAATCATCCTCATATGCCAGCATGATCacatcagaaaagaaaaaactacAGCAGACTTCATGCTTTATTGTTTATGGATAAGGTTTATGCATGGAGGTTGAGAAATAAAAGTTTAGATCAGCTCCAGGCTTAGAAGCTGCTATAACGGTTAGTCAGGTGGACGATGAGCTCACACGATGTCTGCCTCTATGTCTGCCTCTCCTCCTTACCGTCTGCCTGTCAGTCTGCCCTGTCCATGTCTCGACGTCTATGTTGGGAGAGATTTAGGCATATGCGCATAAACATATGTATCAGTGATACGGGGCAGCAGTCacccttttatttttaaatgatttgatggCTAATGACTGCCTGTcactcaaacaaaaaaaaaagtttctccaTTTTTAGTCTGCAGTGGAGCTGAGCTCTGCTGCCCTCTGCTGTATCTGTTGTGTGTTGCATGTGAATTTTAGGAAATAGAATTTGGCTCATTCAGCACATACTGGCTTGTGTATTgtagtagctcagtggttcagttggactactgattggaaggtcacgagttcaaatcccagtgctgccaagctgtcactgttgggcccttgagcaaggcccttaaccctcaattgctcagttgtataaatgagggAAGTGTAAGTCGCggtggataagggcatctgccaagtAAATACACATGTGCTGATGTACCTAATTCATTGGGCAGCATGAGAACCTTATACAGCATTGTACTTGGGACAACATTCGGTTTCATCACATGTAATCACTTCTTGTATAAATGGCACAATGTTAATTTACTCTCAGTAATTAACTTCTGAATTTACATACATAAAAACCACAACTTGGTTCAGTTTTCAATTAAAGTGCAGATAAGCCTACAACTGGCTAACATATTACACGCTTCAGAAGTCCTTGTATTTTAACCCAGAAATGTCCTGAATGAAAGGCAGAGGTAGTGAGAATATTCTGTGATGTCCATGATTACAGCATTGTCCATGTTTAAGATGTAATTAAAGCTATATCAAACGTTGGCTAATGTTCAAATTACCCACCACTCCATTAATGTTAACTGTGTtcttcatgtgtgtgtttgtgtttgtgtgtgtgtggcacagcCCAGGCGACAGCAGGACCCCAGCCCTGGCTCCAACATGGGCAACACTGACGATCACAAGATGCGCTAACGGCAATCAACAATCCAGTGGGCAGGGAAAGGGTGACACCATCTCCCTCACCACAACAATCTCACAACTCCATCGCCCCAAATAATTACACAAGAGACCAAAGTCCACATGTGGGGGTGGGATAGGGGGGTGGGCAGTTTGGgtaggggggtgggggggtttcATAGTACTCCCTTGATAAAAAGTTCTGACAAGGTGTATGTTGGTTTGGGCTGGTATTAACCTGGTTATGTGGgatatgttgtatttcattattCCCACCCCCACACCCTCCGGTTCCTTCTTGGGGTTTTgcactatatgatactttcaaATAAGTTCCCATGTTGCCTTCCAGTAAGTGTTCCTACCTACATTTTCTTTCATCCCCCTATGCAAGCTatcttattttccttttttttggcaCTATTGTAATGAAATGgcattcttattatttttagtcatatttgtttgtgtgaaagtcaaaatgtttactttttttgtattttttattttatatatatatatatatatatatatatatatatatatatatatatgtatatatgtatgtatatatatgtgtgtgtgtgtgtgtgtgtgtatatatatatatatatatatatatatatatatatatatatatatatataaacaaacttgTGTGTCCTTGCGCTTTTGTAGGAGAAACCAGTAAATCATTGCTAGTTAAATTTGTGCTACAAGTTAGTGAAAAACAGAacgggaaaaacaaaaaaagtcgaAGAAGCTGCTGATCTTGTTGACAAGGAAGGCTTATCATTTTGTCATCATCCCCCATGTTCTCAGTATCTTCCACTCTTTTCTGGTTAGCGTACATCAAAACACACTTTGAAAGCACCAAGCAGCAGGAATCGCATATTAAGGTCAACCAGCTCATATTGGCTTCCATCTTTTATTATTccattttgtcatgtttttcatgtttgtacCAGTTCAGGATTCTTTTTCTTGTCTGCCTTTGACAGAAAATGTAGGCTagctaaccccccccccccccaactggTGCTGCTTGTTTGAACTCGCTCCAGAAAATATGATCAAAATAGGCAACATTAGCTTTTTAAGTTATATCGCAACATGATAATGTTTCAAGATTTctgtttttgctcttttatCTTCAGGATTTTGGTCCTTTGGGTTTCTGGAGCTCTTGTTAAAAGAATACAGGGTGAATGATTTACTTAAGGAAGATGAAGATTGGTGTCATTAGTAAGGAAAGAAAATCACTCAAAGCTGAAGACTGAGCTGAGAGACTGGTCAAGTTtgaaatgttgatttttttttttttttgtccaaaggAGATATATACcaatattcataaaaaaaaaatcacttcaaaTGATATTGTATTTGAGTTTTGAATACCTGTAGTGTGTTAAACAACTGCTCAAATAGAATTATTTGTAAGTATGTTCATATTGAGGCTTTTGTAATTTCGTGGTCTTGGGTGATGTTACCAAAATCAATGTAGCCTTAAAGAACACACTAAACAAAATTTAGTGGCCATAATGAATACTGCTTTATAAAGGACTGAGGAGATGCAGGCTCAGTGTGCTACGGCAAAAGTGCGTGTCTGATGCAGCGTTCAACACAGCATGCTTGAatctgtttcatgttttgtttctaGTCTGTTTAGTCAGCCATGCCACTCAATATGTAATTTATTACTAAATGACTTAATATTACTTAGACAACATCTGAGCTATTAGTAAGATCTGGGTCAAAAGTAATCTTTGTAATCTTAGTAAACTTTGGAACAATGTTAACGCAACACtgcttttgggggggggggggtggtcaTGTTATTTGTAGGTTTGAAAGGAAACTCAAACAAGTACAGGTACGGCACAGTAAGATGGAAATAGATCAATAGAGGTGAATCCTCTGAAcattttcatgcatttatttgcCTTTAATAATCAAATTGAAACAGCATTACCTCATTGAAATGATGCAGGTAGCTCATTCTAGGTCAAAAATGCAGTACTCAGTATGTCTCTCAAATTGGTTTTGAGATGTAGCCTATTACTCAGTCATAGCCTACCTCCTAGCTACAACCAAAAAGTTTCATAGCAAGAtatatgtgtgtaaaaatgATCTGATGGCTCCAAGTTAATGTCGTCTCTGCTTGACTATTACTACAATGGTCATTGTTATCACCAAATTATCAGAGAAATGGTCACTTTGAAGGtcccatatatatattttttccaaacAATTCAGCTAACTTAGTGGTCAGCCTCGAGCTGGTGTTACTGCCATATCTTAATTCTTCCTTGTACTATCCAGCAGGAAATAGGAAACCCTATCACACTCCCTCTTTCCCCCCTGCCAGGTGTGTCTTGTGCTGTGTGTCAAAAACTACCATTGTTGCACCTCATAACATTCTGAGATTCTGCATCAACCTTTTACTTAATGCTGGCATTAAGACAAGATACACACCAGGGAatggattttcacacatttcattttttttttttttttttttttaaataaatggtttattttcttaaattgTCGTTTAAGTTATTGATGGAGGATTGCCTATTCATTTTCAGGTCATGCTATGAAGAATTAtgtaattctgtttttattgcttatttttttttccttaattcCATCAGGGCTTAAGGATGCTTTTTCTATGTTGTATGGTTTAAGCTTTCCCCCCATTTTTAAACAGGGAGGACTGTTAACTGAAGTGTTATGTTTGACTTGTTTCTAAATAAACTTTTTACAAATGAATTACGTACAGTCTCCATGAGGGCCGTACTCTTTATGGAAATGCTGTCACTGTACTTTTAATACTGTGAAACTGTTGGATATGAAACTTTATGTGCTtacatttcagtgatttttttctttctatctttaaaataacaaatttgtGGACATTAGCCCCTTAAACGCCAAGGACCCATTGAATTATATTCTTCAATCAAAACAACTACATACCCTTTCATACATATTAGTTTCATTAAGATGgataattcatatttaatagtAAGGTTAATAAACTGGAAGTTTAAGGCGTAACTGTAGTAACCCAATAGCAAAACAATACTaaacagggtgtcccaaaagtctccctACTTAAGGGAAAATTAACACTTtctaataaaatgtcattttactttatttacaaaaacccTCTACATGATtggcatttctttgtaaacacacagcaACTTTGGCTccaagtttggcaacagtgtcgtgtgtgatgtgcttgccatgtttcctgttaaagtccactGCAACATCCTTCCCGATCCATAAGACTGATTTCAATGTTCTTATTAGATAATGATAATATATAGAATGGTGCCACcgtctctcagggtacaaggaaggcatgcatcaagactttTCTCTGTTCTGgaacctaggtggtggaatgaacttcccctagttGTCCggacagctgagtcactggcagtcttcaaacgacatctaaagacccacctcttcctaaagtacttaaatgATCACTTTTCA
This region includes:
- the cbfb gene encoding core-binding factor subunit beta isoform X1; the protein is MPRVVPDQRSKFENEEFFRKLSRECEIKYTGFRDRPHEERQARFQNACRDGRSEIAFVATGTNLSLQFFPANLHGEQRQMPSREYVDFERETGKVYLKAPMILNGVCVIWRGWIDLQRLDGMGCLEYDDERAQHEDALAQAAFEEARRRTRDFEDRDRSHREDLEPRRQQDPSPGSNMGNTDDHKMR